The Branchiostoma floridae strain S238N-H82 unplaced genomic scaffold, Bfl_VNyyK Sc7u5tJ_1494, whole genome shotgun sequence genome includes a window with the following:
- the LOC118407850 gene encoding phosphatidylinositol 3,4,5-trisphosphate 3-phosphatase TPTE2-like isoform X2 translates to MKILFAWPQAPLAGITWLVRTMTSYHRFGDQIDIDADYADNYTKRVIVLLDRETTSGGSSRGNTKAVSDISSREDSSSATCLQLRTALGSWTDKGRFKSPDILPNTPTSSQHPNKMPPEAHSRGLRGSMVSCVEHLTVRLFGLLLVFTDIAIVVADLVTPDNRKNQLASRICQVASVCIAGYFMMDILLRICGRGKDFFSRGYNVVDLAVIVITFTVILVYTLVDFGFPYAKYARLVVVGRLIRVLIVLHLLTEKKQMDRCRRKSSKKKKQCCCRHTYDLDLTYITERVIAMTFPTCGQQHEHLYEAAIKEVAHLLDVKHKDHYKVYNLCSERTYDESLFYHRVEKLSIDDHNVPSLREMLQFCAGVREWMMMDERNIIVVHCRGGKASTGRTGMMIASWLVDCGLFSQARASLQYFGNHRRADGSINVGTNYQGVDTPSQGRYVLYYEIVKTELDGTQPEPKPLKLKTVRIMSIAGVGNGSGSDLRFEVFVYRQKALECDLGNKVNCMVGLHQRENCVVVEVLNSPVLCDDVKIKFFSSSLDVPKGYDDCAFYFWFHTSFVEDCRLYLPRHQLDNPHKPKTWKVFGENFGVELIFTDVPNSMIPNGYG, encoded by the exons ATGAAAATTCTATTTGCTTGGCCCCAGGCCCCATTGGCGGGGATCACATGGCTGGTGCGGACCATGACCAGCTACCATCGTTTTGGCGATCAGATTGATATCGATGCCGACTATGCCGACAATTACACCAAACGTGTCATCGTTCTCCTTGATCGTGAAACAACATCCGGCGGCTCGAGTCGCGGCAACACCAAGGCGGTGAGCGACATATCCTCGCGAGAAGACAGCAGCAGCGCAACATGTTTACAGCTGAGAACTGCCCTGGGAAGCTGGACTGACAAGGGACGATTCAAATCGCCAGATATTCTGCCCAACACCCCCACAAGCTCCCAGCATCCGAACAAGATGCCGCCCGAAGCCCACTCTCG GGGCCTGCGTGGCAGCATGGTCAGCTGTGTGGAGCACCTGACAGTTCG GTTGTTTGGTCTCCTACTGGTGTTCACAGACATCGCCATTGTTGTGGCGGATCTGGTGACCCCTGACAACAGGAAGAACCAGCTGGCATCGCGTATCTGTCAGGTCGCATCCGTCTGCATCGCAGGTTACTTCATGATGGACATACTGTTACGAATCTGTGGACGAGG GAAAGACTTCTTTTCAAGAGGCTACAATGTTGTCGACCTGGCAGTGATAGTTATCACGTTCACTGTCATTCTGGTCTACACACTGGTGGATTTTGGCTTCCCCTATGCCAAGTATGCAAG acTTGTTGTGGTTGGAAGGCTGATCAGAGTTCTGATAGTTCTCCATTTGCTGACAGAGAAGAAGCAAATGGATCGATGCAGAAGAAAA TCCTCAAAAAAGAAGAAGCAGTGTTGTTGCAGACACACTTATGACCTGGATCTTACTTACATTACAG AGCGTGTGATCGCCATGACGTTTCCTACCTGTGGCCAACAGCATGAACACCTGTATGAAGCAGCCATAAAG GAGGTGGCACATCTGCTGGATGTCAAGCACAAGGACCACTACAAAGTGTACAACCTATgca GTGAGAGGACATATGATGAGTCCCTGTTCTACCACAGAGTGGAGAAACTGTCTATCGATGACCATAATGTTCCCAGTCTCAG GGAGATGCTGCAGTTTTGCGCTGGCGTCCGGGAATGGATGATGATGGACGAAAGGAACATCATTGTTGTCCACTGCCGGGGCGGAAAAG CTTCCACAG GAAGGACAGGAATGATGATTGCCTCCTGGCTGGTGGACTGTGGACTTTTCTCACAAGCAAGA GCCAGCTTACAGTATTTTGGGAACCATCGACGTGCGGATGGATCCATCAACGTCGGCACCAACTACCAAGGAGTGGACACACCCAGCCAG GGCCGGTATGTTCTGTACTATGAGATAGTGAAAACAGAACTTGATGGGACACAGCCAGAACCCAAACCTCTCAAGCTGAAGACTGTCAGAATCATGTCCATTGCAG gAGTTGGGAACGGTAGCGGCAGTGACTTGAGGTTTGAGGTGTTTGTCTACAGACAGAAAGCCCTGGAGTGTGACCTTGGCAACAAGGTCAACTGTATG GTTGGCCTCCACCAAAGAGAGAACTGTGTTGTTGTGGAGGTTCTGAACTCCCCCGTCCTGTGTGATGATGTCAAGATCAAGTTCTTTTCCTCATCA CTTGATGTTCCCAAAGGCTACGATGACTGTGCGTTCTACTTTTGGTTCCACACATCGTTTGTAGAAGACTGCAG GTTGTACCTACCACGACACCAGCTGGACAACCCCCATAAACCAAAGACCTGGAAGGTGTTCGGTGAGAACTTTGGTGTGGAACTCATCTTCACGGACGTCCCCAACTCCATGATTCCCAACGGATACGGCTGA
- the LOC118407850 gene encoding phosphatidylinositol 3,4,5-trisphosphate 3-phosphatase TPTE2-like isoform X4 produces the protein MTSYHRFGDQIDIDADYADNYTKRVIVLLDRETTSGGSSRGNTKAVSDISSREDSSSATCLQLRTALGSWTDKGRFKSPDILPNTPTSSQHPNKMPPEAHSRGLRGSMVSCVEHLTVRLFGLLLVFTDIAIVVADLVTPDNRKNQLASRICQVASVCIAGYFMMDILLRICGRGKDFFSRGYNVVDLAVIVITFTVILVYTLVDFGFPYAKYARLVVVGRLIRVLIVLHLLTEKKQMDRCRRKSSKKKKQCCCRHTYDLDLTYITERVIAMTFPTCGQQHEHLYEAAIKEVAHLLDVKHKDHYKVYNLCSERTYDESLFYHRVEKLSIDDHNVPSLREMLQFCAGVREWMMMDERNIIVVHCRGGKERIISASTGRTGMMIASWLVDCGLFSQARASLQYFGNHRRADGSINVGTNYQGVDTPSQGRYVLYYEIVKTELDGTQPEPKPLKLKTVRIMSIAGVGNGSGSDLRFEVFVYRQKALECDLGNKVNCMVGLHQRENCVVVEVLNSPVLCDDVKIKFFSSSLDVPKGYDDCAFYFWFHTSFVEDCRLYLPRHQLDNPHKPKTWKVFGENFGVELIFTDVPNSMIPNGYG, from the exons ATGACCAGCTACCATCGTTTTGGCGATCAGATTGATATCGATGCCGACTATGCCGACAATTACACCAAACGTGTCATCGTTCTCCTTGATCGTGAAACAACATCCGGCGGCTCGAGTCGCGGCAACACCAAGGCGGTGAGCGACATATCCTCGCGAGAAGACAGCAGCAGCGCAACATGTTTACAGCTGAGAACTGCCCTGGGAAGCTGGACTGACAAGGGACGATTCAAATCGCCAGATATTCTGCCCAACACCCCCACAAGCTCCCAGCATCCGAACAAGATGCCGCCCGAAGCCCACTCTCG GGGCCTGCGTGGCAGCATGGTCAGCTGTGTGGAGCACCTGACAGTTCG GTTGTTTGGTCTCCTACTGGTGTTCACAGACATCGCCATTGTTGTGGCGGATCTGGTGACCCCTGACAACAGGAAGAACCAGCTGGCATCGCGTATCTGTCAGGTCGCATCCGTCTGCATCGCAGGTTACTTCATGATGGACATACTGTTACGAATCTGTGGACGAGG GAAAGACTTCTTTTCAAGAGGCTACAATGTTGTCGACCTGGCAGTGATAGTTATCACGTTCACTGTCATTCTGGTCTACACACTGGTGGATTTTGGCTTCCCCTATGCCAAGTATGCAAG acTTGTTGTGGTTGGAAGGCTGATCAGAGTTCTGATAGTTCTCCATTTGCTGACAGAGAAGAAGCAAATGGATCGATGCAGAAGAAAA TCCTCAAAAAAGAAGAAGCAGTGTTGTTGCAGACACACTTATGACCTGGATCTTACTTACATTACAG AGCGTGTGATCGCCATGACGTTTCCTACCTGTGGCCAACAGCATGAACACCTGTATGAAGCAGCCATAAAG GAGGTGGCACATCTGCTGGATGTCAAGCACAAGGACCACTACAAAGTGTACAACCTATgca GTGAGAGGACATATGATGAGTCCCTGTTCTACCACAGAGTGGAGAAACTGTCTATCGATGACCATAATGTTCCCAGTCTCAG GGAGATGCTGCAGTTTTGCGCTGGCGTCCGGGAATGGATGATGATGGACGAAAGGAACATCATTGTTGTCCACTGCCGGGGCGGAAAAG AACGGATCATTTCAGCTTCCACAG GAAGGACAGGAATGATGATTGCCTCCTGGCTGGTGGACTGTGGACTTTTCTCACAAGCAAGA GCCAGCTTACAGTATTTTGGGAACCATCGACGTGCGGATGGATCCATCAACGTCGGCACCAACTACCAAGGAGTGGACACACCCAGCCAG GGCCGGTATGTTCTGTACTATGAGATAGTGAAAACAGAACTTGATGGGACACAGCCAGAACCCAAACCTCTCAAGCTGAAGACTGTCAGAATCATGTCCATTGCAG gAGTTGGGAACGGTAGCGGCAGTGACTTGAGGTTTGAGGTGTTTGTCTACAGACAGAAAGCCCTGGAGTGTGACCTTGGCAACAAGGTCAACTGTATG GTTGGCCTCCACCAAAGAGAGAACTGTGTTGTTGTGGAGGTTCTGAACTCCCCCGTCCTGTGTGATGATGTCAAGATCAAGTTCTTTTCCTCATCA CTTGATGTTCCCAAAGGCTACGATGACTGTGCGTTCTACTTTTGGTTCCACACATCGTTTGTAGAAGACTGCAG GTTGTACCTACCACGACACCAGCTGGACAACCCCCATAAACCAAAGACCTGGAAGGTGTTCGGTGAGAACTTTGGTGTGGAACTCATCTTCACGGACGTCCCCAACTCCATGATTCCCAACGGATACGGCTGA
- the LOC118407850 gene encoding phosphatidylinositol 3,4,5-trisphosphate 3-phosphatase TPTE2-like isoform X1 → MKILFAWPQAPLAGITWLVRTMTSYHRFGDQIDIDADYADNYTKRVIVLLDRETTSGGSSRGNTKAVSDISSREDSSSATCLQLRTALGSWTDKGRFKSPDILPNTPTSSQHPNKMPPEAHSRGLRGSMVSCVEHLTVRLFGLLLVFTDIAIVVADLVTPDNRKNQLASRICQVASVCIAGYFMMDILLRICGRGKDFFSRGYNVVDLAVIVITFTVILVYTLVDFGFPYAKYARLVVVGRLIRVLIVLHLLTEKKQMDRCRRKSSKKKKQCCCRHTYDLDLTYITERVIAMTFPTCGQQHEHLYEAAIKEVAHLLDVKHKDHYKVYNLCSERTYDESLFYHRVEKLSIDDHNVPSLREMLQFCAGVREWMMMDERNIIVVHCRGGKERIISASTGRTGMMIASWLVDCGLFSQARASLQYFGNHRRADGSINVGTNYQGVDTPSQGRYVLYYEIVKTELDGTQPEPKPLKLKTVRIMSIAGVGNGSGSDLRFEVFVYRQKALECDLGNKVNCMVGLHQRENCVVVEVLNSPVLCDDVKIKFFSSSLDVPKGYDDCAFYFWFHTSFVEDCRLYLPRHQLDNPHKPKTWKVFGENFGVELIFTDVPNSMIPNGYG, encoded by the exons ATGAAAATTCTATTTGCTTGGCCCCAGGCCCCATTGGCGGGGATCACATGGCTGGTGCGGACCATGACCAGCTACCATCGTTTTGGCGATCAGATTGATATCGATGCCGACTATGCCGACAATTACACCAAACGTGTCATCGTTCTCCTTGATCGTGAAACAACATCCGGCGGCTCGAGTCGCGGCAACACCAAGGCGGTGAGCGACATATCCTCGCGAGAAGACAGCAGCAGCGCAACATGTTTACAGCTGAGAACTGCCCTGGGAAGCTGGACTGACAAGGGACGATTCAAATCGCCAGATATTCTGCCCAACACCCCCACAAGCTCCCAGCATCCGAACAAGATGCCGCCCGAAGCCCACTCTCG GGGCCTGCGTGGCAGCATGGTCAGCTGTGTGGAGCACCTGACAGTTCG GTTGTTTGGTCTCCTACTGGTGTTCACAGACATCGCCATTGTTGTGGCGGATCTGGTGACCCCTGACAACAGGAAGAACCAGCTGGCATCGCGTATCTGTCAGGTCGCATCCGTCTGCATCGCAGGTTACTTCATGATGGACATACTGTTACGAATCTGTGGACGAGG GAAAGACTTCTTTTCAAGAGGCTACAATGTTGTCGACCTGGCAGTGATAGTTATCACGTTCACTGTCATTCTGGTCTACACACTGGTGGATTTTGGCTTCCCCTATGCCAAGTATGCAAG acTTGTTGTGGTTGGAAGGCTGATCAGAGTTCTGATAGTTCTCCATTTGCTGACAGAGAAGAAGCAAATGGATCGATGCAGAAGAAAA TCCTCAAAAAAGAAGAAGCAGTGTTGTTGCAGACACACTTATGACCTGGATCTTACTTACATTACAG AGCGTGTGATCGCCATGACGTTTCCTACCTGTGGCCAACAGCATGAACACCTGTATGAAGCAGCCATAAAG GAGGTGGCACATCTGCTGGATGTCAAGCACAAGGACCACTACAAAGTGTACAACCTATgca GTGAGAGGACATATGATGAGTCCCTGTTCTACCACAGAGTGGAGAAACTGTCTATCGATGACCATAATGTTCCCAGTCTCAG GGAGATGCTGCAGTTTTGCGCTGGCGTCCGGGAATGGATGATGATGGACGAAAGGAACATCATTGTTGTCCACTGCCGGGGCGGAAAAG AACGGATCATTTCAGCTTCCACAG GAAGGACAGGAATGATGATTGCCTCCTGGCTGGTGGACTGTGGACTTTTCTCACAAGCAAGA GCCAGCTTACAGTATTTTGGGAACCATCGACGTGCGGATGGATCCATCAACGTCGGCACCAACTACCAAGGAGTGGACACACCCAGCCAG GGCCGGTATGTTCTGTACTATGAGATAGTGAAAACAGAACTTGATGGGACACAGCCAGAACCCAAACCTCTCAAGCTGAAGACTGTCAGAATCATGTCCATTGCAG gAGTTGGGAACGGTAGCGGCAGTGACTTGAGGTTTGAGGTGTTTGTCTACAGACAGAAAGCCCTGGAGTGTGACCTTGGCAACAAGGTCAACTGTATG GTTGGCCTCCACCAAAGAGAGAACTGTGTTGTTGTGGAGGTTCTGAACTCCCCCGTCCTGTGTGATGATGTCAAGATCAAGTTCTTTTCCTCATCA CTTGATGTTCCCAAAGGCTACGATGACTGTGCGTTCTACTTTTGGTTCCACACATCGTTTGTAGAAGACTGCAG GTTGTACCTACCACGACACCAGCTGGACAACCCCCATAAACCAAAGACCTGGAAGGTGTTCGGTGAGAACTTTGGTGTGGAACTCATCTTCACGGACGTCCCCAACTCCATGATTCCCAACGGATACGGCTGA
- the LOC118407850 gene encoding phosphatidylinositol 3,4,5-trisphosphate 3-phosphatase TPTE2-like isoform X3: MKILFAWPQAPLAGITWLVRTMTSYHRFGDQIDIDADYADNYTKRVIVLLDRETTSGGSSRGNTKAVSDISSREDSSSATCLQLRTALGSWTDKGRFKSPDILPNTPTSSQHPNKMPPEAHSRGLRGSMVSCVEHLTVRLFGLLLVFTDIAIVVADLVTPDNRKNQLASRICQVASVCIAGYFMMDILLRICGRGKDFFSRGYNVVDLAVIVITFTVILVYTLVDFGFPYAKYARLVVVGRLIRVLIVLHLLTEKKQMDRCRRKSSKKKKQCCCRHTYDLDLTYITERVIAMTFPTCGQQHEHLYEAAIKEVAHLLDVKHKDHYKVYNLCSERTYDESLFYHRVEKLSIDDHNVPSLREMLQFCAGVREWMMMDERNIIVVHCRGGKGRTGMMIASWLVDCGLFSQARASLQYFGNHRRADGSINVGTNYQGVDTPSQGRYVLYYEIVKTELDGTQPEPKPLKLKTVRIMSIAGVGNGSGSDLRFEVFVYRQKALECDLGNKVNCMVGLHQRENCVVVEVLNSPVLCDDVKIKFFSSSLDVPKGYDDCAFYFWFHTSFVEDCRLYLPRHQLDNPHKPKTWKVFGENFGVELIFTDVPNSMIPNGYG, encoded by the exons ATGAAAATTCTATTTGCTTGGCCCCAGGCCCCATTGGCGGGGATCACATGGCTGGTGCGGACCATGACCAGCTACCATCGTTTTGGCGATCAGATTGATATCGATGCCGACTATGCCGACAATTACACCAAACGTGTCATCGTTCTCCTTGATCGTGAAACAACATCCGGCGGCTCGAGTCGCGGCAACACCAAGGCGGTGAGCGACATATCCTCGCGAGAAGACAGCAGCAGCGCAACATGTTTACAGCTGAGAACTGCCCTGGGAAGCTGGACTGACAAGGGACGATTCAAATCGCCAGATATTCTGCCCAACACCCCCACAAGCTCCCAGCATCCGAACAAGATGCCGCCCGAAGCCCACTCTCG GGGCCTGCGTGGCAGCATGGTCAGCTGTGTGGAGCACCTGACAGTTCG GTTGTTTGGTCTCCTACTGGTGTTCACAGACATCGCCATTGTTGTGGCGGATCTGGTGACCCCTGACAACAGGAAGAACCAGCTGGCATCGCGTATCTGTCAGGTCGCATCCGTCTGCATCGCAGGTTACTTCATGATGGACATACTGTTACGAATCTGTGGACGAGG GAAAGACTTCTTTTCAAGAGGCTACAATGTTGTCGACCTGGCAGTGATAGTTATCACGTTCACTGTCATTCTGGTCTACACACTGGTGGATTTTGGCTTCCCCTATGCCAAGTATGCAAG acTTGTTGTGGTTGGAAGGCTGATCAGAGTTCTGATAGTTCTCCATTTGCTGACAGAGAAGAAGCAAATGGATCGATGCAGAAGAAAA TCCTCAAAAAAGAAGAAGCAGTGTTGTTGCAGACACACTTATGACCTGGATCTTACTTACATTACAG AGCGTGTGATCGCCATGACGTTTCCTACCTGTGGCCAACAGCATGAACACCTGTATGAAGCAGCCATAAAG GAGGTGGCACATCTGCTGGATGTCAAGCACAAGGACCACTACAAAGTGTACAACCTATgca GTGAGAGGACATATGATGAGTCCCTGTTCTACCACAGAGTGGAGAAACTGTCTATCGATGACCATAATGTTCCCAGTCTCAG GGAGATGCTGCAGTTTTGCGCTGGCGTCCGGGAATGGATGATGATGGACGAAAGGAACATCATTGTTGTCCACTGCCGGGGCGGAAAAG GAAGGACAGGAATGATGATTGCCTCCTGGCTGGTGGACTGTGGACTTTTCTCACAAGCAAGA GCCAGCTTACAGTATTTTGGGAACCATCGACGTGCGGATGGATCCATCAACGTCGGCACCAACTACCAAGGAGTGGACACACCCAGCCAG GGCCGGTATGTTCTGTACTATGAGATAGTGAAAACAGAACTTGATGGGACACAGCCAGAACCCAAACCTCTCAAGCTGAAGACTGTCAGAATCATGTCCATTGCAG gAGTTGGGAACGGTAGCGGCAGTGACTTGAGGTTTGAGGTGTTTGTCTACAGACAGAAAGCCCTGGAGTGTGACCTTGGCAACAAGGTCAACTGTATG GTTGGCCTCCACCAAAGAGAGAACTGTGTTGTTGTGGAGGTTCTGAACTCCCCCGTCCTGTGTGATGATGTCAAGATCAAGTTCTTTTCCTCATCA CTTGATGTTCCCAAAGGCTACGATGACTGTGCGTTCTACTTTTGGTTCCACACATCGTTTGTAGAAGACTGCAG GTTGTACCTACCACGACACCAGCTGGACAACCCCCATAAACCAAAGACCTGGAAGGTGTTCGGTGAGAACTTTGGTGTGGAACTCATCTTCACGGACGTCCCCAACTCCATGATTCCCAACGGATACGGCTGA